The Papaver somniferum cultivar HN1 unplaced genomic scaffold, ASM357369v1 unplaced-scaffold_18, whole genome shotgun sequence genome includes a window with the following:
- the LOC113338110 gene encoding glutelin type-D 1-like — MDVDLTPKVSKSVYGGDGGSYFSWSPSDLPMLKEGNIGASKIALQKNGLAMPSYSDSAKVAYVLQGKGTAGIYLYEAEKEKVVSIKEGDAMALPFGVTTWWFNQDDNELVILFMGNTCTGHKAGEFTEFALTGANGLFTGFTTEFVARAWDLEEDKVKELVESQKGTGIIKLKDGFKMPEPKEEDRKGMVMNCLEAPLDVDIKNGGRVVLLNTKSLPLVKDVGLGADLVRIDAGSMCSPGFSCDSAYQVTYIVRGSGRAQIVGIDGKRKMEIRVKAGNLFIVPRFFAVSKIADGEGMEWFSIITTPNPIFCHLAGRTSVWKALSSEVLQASFNVSPEAEQHFRSKRLNAEIFFPAP, encoded by the exons ATGGATGTTGATTTGACTCCCAAGGTGTCTAAATCTGTATATGGAGGTGATGGTGGATCATATTTCTCATGGTCGCCATCTGATCTTCCAATGCTTAAAGAAGGTAACATTGGAGCTTCAAAAATTGCTCTTCAGAAGAATGGTTTAGCAATGCCTAGCTACTCGGACTCTGCCAAGGTCGCTTACGTACTTCAAG GAAAAGGTACTGCTGGAATTTACCTTTATGAAGCTGAGAAGGAAAAGGTTGTATCAATCAAAGAGGGTGATGCGATGGCTCTACCTTTTGGTGTTACTACATGGTGGTTCAACCAAGATGATAACGAACTCGTGATTCTTTTCATGGGAAATACCTGTACAGGTCACAAAGCTGGTGAATTCACCGAATTCGCTTTGACCGGTGCTAATGGTCTCTTCACTGGATTTACTACCGAGTTTGTTGCTCGAGCCTGGGATTTGGAAGAAGACAAGGTTAAGGAGCTTGTCGAAAGTCAAAAAGGCACTGGAATTATTAAGTTGAAAGACGGGTTCAAAATGCCTGAGCCTAAGGAGGAAGATAGAAAAGGAATGGTTATGAACTGCTTAGAAGCACCCTTAGATGTTGATATTAAAAATGGTGGACGTGTTGTGCTTCTGAATACCAAAAGTTTGCCTTTGGTTAAAGATGTTGGGCTTGGTGCTGATCTTGTCAG GATTGATGCCGGATCAATGTGCTCACCAGGATTCTCTTGTGATTCAGCTTATCAAGTGACTTACATTGTTCGGGGAAGTGGTCGTGCTCAGATTGTTGGTATTGATGGTAAGCGCAAAATGGAGATTAGAGTCAAGGCAGGAAACTTATTCATCGTTCCAAGGTTTTTTGCTGTCTCAAAGATTGCCGATGGGGAGGGTATGGAATGGTTTTCCATCATCACTACTCCCAA TCCAATTTTCTGCCACTTAGCCGGAAGGACATCTGTGTGGAAAGCATTAAGCTCTGAAGTTCTTCAGGCTTCTTTCAACGTGTCACCTGAAGCCGAACAACATTTCCGATCAAAGAGGCTTAATGCTGAAATCTTCTTCCCTGCACCCTAA